Within the Catalinimonas niigatensis genome, the region GCTAATACTTTCTACTGTAAAACTGAGGTTAGCATCTTCTACATCGCTAAAATAATCGGATAAGGTAATAGTCTCATTAGGAGCACTTTCTTCTACGGTAATATTTGGAATGGTGGTAACTGTAGGAATATCATTAACCGGGTCTACAGTAATAGTGAGTGATTGTGTGGCAGTATTACCATTATTCGGATCAGTAGCGGTAACGGTGATTTCCTCAGTACCAAAAGCATTTTCAACGGCTGAGATACTGATTTCCCGATTACCAGCATCAAAGCTGAGGTTAGCGAAGCCAATATTGTTCAATGCCGGATCAAAACTATAGCTGGCGGCAGGGGTACCTGTATTAGGAATAATAGTTAGCGTTTGAGTTCCTGAAAAATCTTCTTCTTCAGAGAAACTTGCGGGATCAATAGTAAAAGCAGGAGCAGAAGGTGCATTGACAGTAATGGTAACCTGATCGGTAGAAGTGGCTGCATCATCATCGGTGACAGTGAGGGTGATGGTGTGAGGGCCTACTGCCAGATTCACAGAAGGACTGGCCCCAGTAGCAATCTGGCTACCACCCTCAGTCCAGACATAGCTTACTATGCTACCGTCTTCATCGCTTGAGGAAGAAGCATCTAAAGTCACTGTTTGAGTTCCATTATTATCACTATCTAATACGCTTTGATCTTCACCAGCATTGGCGATAGGAAGGCCATTGATAGCAATCGCTACAGTAGCTGTATTGGAATTAACCGTTCCATCGTTTGCCTGGAAAGTGAAGGTGTCATTTCCAAAGAATGCTGAGTTTGGTGTATAAGTGAGCTGATTGCCCGAGATGGGGCCAAGTGAGCCGTTGGAGGGTTGAGTCACAATTGAATAGGTAAGCGCATCGCCTGTATCTGCATCTGTAGCTGTCAGCGTAATGGTGACGGCAGTGGCCTGCTGGGTGGTGATTCCGGCAACATTAGTAGCCACAGGCGCTGTATTGTCCGGTGGTGTGACGGTAATGGAAAACGTCTCATCATAGGTTCCATCACCAGATCCCCGGACCAGCACCGAATATGTTTCCTGCTCGGCAAAGTTAAAAATCTCAGCCGTAGTCAGTTCATTGCCGTCCTGGATGGTAAAGCTGGCGTTATCTTCTCCTTCGGGCAGTGAGAAACTGATCTCTGTAGTGGCGCCTCCTGTAGCAGACAAGATGCCTACTGTGGTACCTGCTGCCGCTCCATTGGCGACGGTATTGGAAGATAATGCTATGTCCGTTGGAGGTTCTTCTACATTACCGACAGTAATGGGAAAGGTCTGCGTAGTATTGCCTGCACTGTTTGAAGCTTGTACCAGCACAGAGAGAGAAGGAGCATTCTCAAAATTCAAAGGACCAGTTGTCGCCAACTCATTTCCATTGATGGAAAAGAGATTATTATTGCCTTGGCCATTTGGCAGTGAGAAGCTAATGGGAGCCGTACCATTGGCTGTTAAGGTACCCACTGTAACACTTCCCTGATTTTCTGCTACTGTAGGGCTTCCAGGGTTCAAGGTAATAGTTGTAGGAGATTCCACCACAGGTGCTTCCACAGTGATGGTAAAGCCTTGAGGCGCACTTTGGTATACATTACTACCGCCCTGAGCGCCCTTGTCTTCCAAAACTATTGTAAAACCAGCTGTGCCTGATGCATTGTCCGCCAACTGGAAACTAAGTGTACCCTCTTCATCAATGGAAGGCTCCTGAGAAAACGTTAAAGTATTTCCTACATCCGGCGTAAGTCCAAATTCTAGCGTTTGATTTAGCTCAGGATCTCCATCATCAATAACGGTAGCAAAGTCGTCAATAGTCTGTAGAGTAGTCGTGTTAAATGGAACTGTTAAGCTATTGTTTTGAAGTGTAAAAACAGGCGCATCATTGACAGGATTAACTGTTAACTCAATTGTGGCATTGTCTGAATCTGTACCATCAGAAACGCTGAAAGTGAAGTTGTCTGTTCCATTGTAATTGGCATCAGGAGTATAGGTCACTGTATTTCCAACAATTTGAGTAGGCGCAGAAATAATTGGATTTCCGTTTACTGATAAGGCACCATTATTTGGCAATGACTCAATGGTATAAGTGAGTACATCCCCCAAATCATCGTCACTTCCCTGTAAAGTGATTTCCACAGCAACATCTTCATTGGTTTCCTCTGAATCTGAAATAGCTTCTGGTACAGCATTGGGCTGCTCAATTACCTCAATATTAAAAGTGGTTGTACGGCTACTTCTTTGATTTGCCGGCTGATTGATATTATCCGTCAAAGTGACTTCTACTGAAGTGTTACCTGAGTTATCGTCAGCAGGAGTAAAGGTCAGTGTACCCTCATTACTGATGGCAGGTTGTCCGTCAAAAAGGCTGGGGTCAGCAGCGGTAGCAGCAAAGGCTAAGGCTTGAGCCTGCTCGTCGGTTGCCGTAACTGGTCCAGGTAAAATGTTGGTGGCAAAATCAGTAAAACTTAGATTTCCGGCGGCTATATCTGCTGTGACAGTAGCTTGGGCAAGCTCAAATATCGGCTGATCATTAACCGCATTTACCCTAAATATGAAGTTTTCCTGATAGGTGTCACCCTGCTCATTTTCGGCTGTAATGGTAAAATTCTGCTCACCATTTCTATCGTCAAGCGATGAGAATCCATATATTCCATTACTATTATCAGCCGTTAGTGATGCAAAATCCAGGCTAGGAGGGGAGATAGAATAGCTTACCTCCTGACTCTCATCCTCAGGCTGTACTTCTACGGAAACGATTTGGTCAAAATCTTCATTGACTTCAAAAACTTCCTGTATGAGAGTGAAGAAAGGAGTGGCATCTTCTTCTTCAGCTACGTTGATCGTAAAAGAAGTCTCGGCCCTTTCTCCTTCATCATCTTCAGCAGTGAGGGTAATGAGCGCACTGCCAAAAGCATCGGGTGTAATGTTGATGTTCAGGTTGACGCCATTGATGTTTACTTCTACCAGTTCGGTATTGCCACTGCTGCCCGTAATGTTCAGGTTGTTATCTTCCACGTCTTCAAAGACATTACTGATATTGATGTTGAAAGCCTCAGCATTTTCATTTAAATCCCTATTACCAATGGGGTTTACCACGACAGGAGCATCATTTTCAGGCGTGACTTGCAGCGAAAAGGAAGCAGTGAAGGTATTCTCTTCATTGTTGACATCGGTAGCCGTTATGCTGATCTCGGCAGGTCCGCCGAAGGCATTTTCTAAAGAACTTACGCTTACTGTACCCGTATTAGCATTGAAACTTAGCGTAGCAAAATTTACATCATTGCCAAGCGAATAAGTAGCTTCAGTATCGGTTTCAGGAGTCAGATTTACAGTAGCAGTATTGTTAAAGTCCTCTTCAAGCTCAAGCTCTTCCGGATTTAAGGTGAAGGTCGGTTCAATACTTACAGCTTCATTGACAGTAATGGTCACTGTAGCAGTATTGGAGTCATCATTACTATCATTGGCCAGGAAGGTGAAGGTATCTTCTCCAAAGAAACCGGCATTGGGGGTATAGGCGACCTGGTTTCCTGAAACACTTCCAAGGGTACCATTGTCAGGACTATCCACAATTTCAAAGGTCAGGTCATCCTCATCAGCATCTTCAGCTGGCAGGGTGATGGTAACTTGAGTGTCTTGCTCAGTTGTGACACTCACATTGGAAGCCACTGGAGTAGCATTCTCAACTTCGTTGACAGTAATGGTAAAAGTCTGGGTTTCACTCTGATTGTTTTCAGTTCCATTATCCTGCAGATACACTTCAAAAGTGGCACTGCCTGTGGCATCTTCGGCGGTTTCATAAGTAAGGGTCCCCTGTTCATTGATACTTGCAGCACCAACAAAAGAAAGCTCACCTCCTGTCTGTTCCAGCACAAATTCCAAATCTTGATCTATATCTGGGTCACCATCATTGACAGTGGTCGCGAAATTATTCACGGTCTGGGGGCCTGCATTGACTTCTACTGCTACAGGATCAGCATTTATACTAAAAGAAGGCGCATCGTTGACGACATTCACCTGTATACCCACAGTAGCAACAGTATCAGAATCAATAATTCCATCGTTTACTCTGAAGGTAAAGGAATCGCTTCCGTTGAAATTTTCATTCGGCGTATAAATAACTTCATTGCCGGGAAGCTCGCCATTCTGATTCAGTGTACCATTGGATGGCTGGCTTTCAATAATGTAGGTAAGAGCATCGCCATCCTCATCGCTAGCGCTGAGTTCAATAGAAATTGAAGTATTTTCATCTGTTCCCACATTCTGATCCTGGGCAATAATCTGTGGGGCATCATTGACATCGAGTACTGAAATGATAAATTCTTCGGAAATTTGTTCTGCTGTATTTCTGTCAGTTGCGATGATTGTTATGGTGTAGGTGTTTTGCTCTTCATAGTTAAAAGCTTGATTAGTAAGAAGTTGATTGTTATCTATGAAGAAGGGGCTGTTTTCGTCAGCCAGAGAAAAATCTGCAGGCCCTTGTGCTGTAATTGTGCCTACTCTGCTGCCTTCAGGCTGATTTTCCTCAATTATATCACCATTAAGTTCAAGGTTACTTATCACTGCTTGATATGGCTTGGCAAGTAGTGTAGAAATAGTGGTTGTTCCCCAAGCTAAACTGCTTAGTATGAACAATTTTATGAATGCAGCAAACTGCCTTTGCATATTCAGTATGATTTTGTTTTCAGTGCACTTGTAAAAATTACTTATTAATAATTTTATATAAAAAATAAATAATATTACATTTTCAAATATACAACTTAAATTGAAATTTTGCTAAAAAACCTAAATGATATGATAAAATAGTACCCGCAAAAATTTTAAAACGTTAATTAAAAAATATGAATATAATCAGAATGCTTCTTAAAAAAATTATTGAATGCTCTAAAAAAATCAATTTTTGAACTTTTGTTTTCTGACATATATCTTACTTTCAAAAAAAATTTATATAAAAGCAAAAAAGGATTTAAATGTATGGAAAGTGCTCTTTATATAAAAATATTTAAGAGGCTTTTACAATAAAGCGAGTTTTCAGGTTAGCAATCTCTGAACATTAGCAAAATTTAATGTTCTAACTCAACTTCAACTTTAATCAGAGCGATTCCTTAATAATCTTATTTATTCCCGTAACTTTGTGCCCCATAATATTTGCTAAAGTCTAAAACCGAATAATACGAAGCAACATCTTATGGGTTCAGTAAAGTATATTTTTGTAACCGGTGGCGTTACATCTTCATTAGGCAAAGGAATCATATCTGCATCGCTGGGAAAATTACTCCAGGCCAGAGGTTTTAGGGTTACTATCCAAAAATTTGATCCTTATATCAACATAGATCCGGGAACCATGAACCCCTACGAACATGGAGAGTGCTATGTCACCGACGATGGAGCAGAAACTGATCTTGATTTAGGTCATTATGAACGTTTTCTTAATGTTCGTACCTCTCAGGCCAATAATGTCACCACCGGCCGCATCTATAATAACGTAATTACCAAAGAAAGACAAGGCGTATACCTGGGAAAAACAGTACAGGTGATTCCACATATCACCGATGAAATCAAAGCCAACTTCTTTCGTCTGGGAGAAAAAGGTGAGTTTGATATCGTGATCACTGAAATCGGAGGATGTGTGGGTGATATTGAATCTTTACCCTTCATTGAAGCCGTGCGTCAGGCGAGATGGGAGTTAGGTAATAGTAATTTTGTGGTCATTCACCTTACCCTGGTCCCTTATCTTGAAGCTGCCAAAGAACTGAAAACCAAACCTACCCAGCATTCTGTCCAGCGCTTGTCCGAAGCAGGAGTACAGCCTGATATTTTGGTTTGCCGGGCAGAGCGCAGCCTTCCCATGGACATCCGAAAAAAAATTGCACAGTTCTGCAACGTAAACATCAATTCAGTGATTGAAGCAGTAGATGCGGATACGATCTATGATGTACCGCTTTTGATGCGCAAAGAAAAACTGGATGAAAGGGTACTGAGTAAGCTTAAGCTTTCCCACAAAAGAGAGCCTGATATTGAGCAGTGGAAAGAATTTTTGGGTAGGCATAAGAATCCTCTCAGTGAAGTAAATATTGGTATCATTGGTAAATATGTGGAACTGCCTGATGCTTATAAATCTATCGCTGAAGCTTTTGTTCATGCTGGTGCAGAGAATGAATGCAAAGTAAAAGTACGATGGATATCTTCTGAAACGATTAGCGAAGAGAATAAGGCTGAAGTATTACAGGATCTGGACGGCATACTGGTGGCTCCGGGTTTTGGCGAAAGGGGAATTCCCGGTAAACTTGTGACCGCCCGCTTCGCCCGGGAAAATAAGATTCCCTACTTCGGGATATGTCTGGGCATGCAGTGTGCCGTGATAGAGTTTGCCCGAAATGTGCTGGGACTCAAAGATGCAAATTCTACCGAAATGGATAGCAAAACCAAACATCCGGTGATTGCTCTTATGGAGGATCAGAAGAATATCGTGAACAAAGGGGGAACGATGCGCCTGGGTGCTTATGACTGCGAACTGAAAAGAGGAAGCCTTGCCTATCATGCCTATGGAAAAAAGTCCATACAGGAAAGGCATCGCCATCGCTACGAGTATAACAACAAATATCTGGAACAATTTGAGAAGGCAGGGATGATTGCTAGTGGAATCAATCCAGATTCAAATCTTGTGGAGATTATAGAGCTGAAAGACCACCCCTGGTTTTTGGGAACACAATACCATCCAGAACTTAAAAGTACGGTTCTTAATCCGCATCCACTTTTTGTCAGGTTTATCAAAGCCGCTAAAGAGAACAAAAGTAATTTGTAAATTGTGAAATAATCGGGAAGTTTAAGAGACCTACCTACTACCATGTACTACAAACAGTTTTCATTAATCATTATACAATATTCATTATTCAATGAATATCCGTTAATATTGCGCTCTTGAAATTTAAAGTCACGTAAAATTGTATCTATTCTTATCAGAGAATTATAAATATTATGGATAGAAATCAGGCAATAGGGTTGCTGCTTTCTGGTTTGTTACTCGTTATTTACTTTCAGTTCTTCGCTCCAGAGCCTGCTGCTCCAACAGCAGATAATCAGACGAAAGTACAAGAAGAACAGGCAGTTACTCAACAACCGTCACAAATACCCTCTGAAGAAATTCCTGCCGGAAACGATTCCCTTCAATTGGAACGTAATCGTCAGCAGTATGGAGCATTTGCACCCGCCACTGTAGGTGAAGCTTCTGAAGTCAGGATAGAAAGTGAGGACTTAATCCTTACACTAAATACCAAAGGAGGGACTTTTGAAAGGGTAGAACTCAAAAATTATATGGACGGGAGTGGTAACCAACTGGTGCTGTTGGATGAAGAAAGTAGTAATTTCAGCCTTTTGGCAAACACACCCGCCGGAGGGATAGATCTTTTTGATCTTTATTATACTACGGATGCATCTGATGTCAGCGTCACGGAGGGAGACACCAGTCGTGTGGTACTGACGGCGCGTCTGGATGGAGGTAGCCAGATCAGACAGGTATATACTATTCCTGCTAATGGGTACAAAATAGGGTATCATCTGGAGCTTCAGAATGCCAGCGGAGCACTAAGCAACAGTAATCTACAATTCTTGTGGGATAACCGGCTCAAGCCCCTGGAACAGGATGTAAAAGAAAGCCGTAACCGAAGTGCGCTCAATTATTACACCGCTTCCGGCGATTTTGAGCAGCTTTCTTCACTCATGGGAGATGGCGCTGAAGCTGAAACGGTAGAAGAGCCGTTGAAGTGGATTTCTATGAAGCAGCGGTTTTTCAGCTCCGCTGTGATTGCTGACCAGTCTTTTGCCCAGGCTAAACTGGAAGTAGAGAGTCCGGAGGAAGAGGATACAGCTTTTGAGAAACATATGAGCATGGGGGTCAACATGCAGATGGAGGACCTAAGCAATGGCAGCCTGGGCTACAGCTATTACTTTGGCCCCAACGACCAGCAGGTGATGACTAAAGTTGCTCCCGATTTTGAGGAAAATATTGATTTTGGCTGGCCAGTTGTAAAATGGATCAGTAAATACCCGATTTCCTACATGTTCCATTGGCTGGAACAGTTTATCAGCAATTACGGAGTAATTATTATTATTCTGGTTCTGGTCATCAAAACGCTTCTGTTTCCGCTCTCTTATAAGTCATACCTGTCTATGGCTAAGATCAAAGTGCTTAAACCTGAGCTGGATGAGATCAAAGAAAAACATGGCGATGACATGGCCAAAGCCCAGCAGGAGCAGATGCAGCTTTACCAAAAAGTGGGTGTCAATCCGCTGAGTGGTTGTGTGCCGGTATTGTTACAAATGCCGATTCTGCTGGCGATGTTCAATTATTTTCCCAATGCCATTGAGCTGCGACAGGAACCATTCCTCTGGGCTGAAGACTTGTCAACGTATGATTCTATTTTCTCGTGGGATGCCTACATACCGCTCATTAGCGATTTTTATGGTAACCATGTGAGTTTGTTTGTACTGCTCATGACGGCTTCTACCATTCTTTATACCTGGTCTAATAATCAGGCAAGTACGGTGCAGGGGCCAATGAAAAACATGCAGTACTTTTTGCCAGTCATATTTATGTTTGTACTTAACTCTTTCCCGGCAGCACTGAGCTTCTACTATTTTGTATCAAACATTGTTACTTTTGGTCAGCAGGCTATCATCCGTAAGTTTGTAGATGATGACAAAATCAGAACCATACTGGAGGAGAATAAGAAGCGGAACAAGAATAAGAAGAAGTCTAAGTTTCAGCAGCGCCTGGAAGAAGCTATGAAATCCAGTGAAGAAAGCCGTAAACCAGGAAGTAAGAGTGTGGGTAGCAAAAACACACGCAAGGGTAAATAATTAAACTGTACTTTCGTTTCACAGAAAAAAACAGGCGTGGAAGTAAAAGAAGTCAGACACAAAAAGAAAAAGAAGCTGGGGAGTTATCCGTATGTCAGCGTGGTTTTTAGCATTACCCTGGCTCTTTTTGTGATTGGCTTGTTTGGTCTGCTGATACTGCATGCCAGTAGCCTGACCAGAGTGATTCGTGAAAACGTGACCATGCAGATATTCCTGAACCAGACCATTTCTGAAAATGATAAGATTCAGATACAGAAGACCCTGGCTGGTAAGGAGTATGTAGCAGTGGTGGAAAACCAACCGCAGATCAGTTTTATTTCCAGAGAAGAGGCTGCCAAGGAGTTTATAGAAGACACCGGAGAGGATTTTACTCAGTTTCTGGGCGAAAATCCCCTACGTGATGCGTATATTATCAACATCAACACTGCGTTTCAGGATACTGATTCCCTGGCCAAAGTGCAACTGGATATTGAGCGGATGAATGGTGTTTTTGAGGTGACCTACGTGGAAAATCTGATCCGTTCTATCAACGAAAATCTCGCCAAAGTAAGCCTGGTTTTGCTAGGGTTTGCCGTGCTACTGATTATCATTGTGGCAGTGCTCATCAACAATACGAT harbors:
- a CDS encoding tandem-95 repeat protein — protein: MISNLELNGDIIEENQPEGSRVGTITAQGPADFSLADENSPFFIDNNQLLTNQAFNYEEQNTYTITIIATDRNTAEQISEEFIISVLDVNDAPQIIAQDQNVGTDENTSISIELSASDEDGDALTYIIESQPSNGTLNQNGELPGNEVIYTPNENFNGSDSFTFRVNDGIIDSDTVATVGIQVNVVNDAPSFSINADPVAVEVNAGPQTVNNFATTVNDGDPDIDQDLEFVLEQTGGELSFVGAASINEQGTLTYETAEDATGSATFEVYLQDNGTENNQSETQTFTITVNEVENATPVASNVSVTTEQDTQVTITLPAEDADEDDLTFEIVDSPDNGTLGSVSGNQVAYTPNAGFFGEDTFTFLANDSNDDSNTATVTITVNEAVSIEPTFTLNPEELELEEDFNNTATVNLTPETDTEATYSLGNDVNFATLSFNANTGTVSVSSLENAFGGPAEISITATDVNNEENTFTASFSLQVTPENDAPVVVNPIGNRDLNENAEAFNINISNVFEDVEDNNLNITGSSGNTELVEVNINGVNLNINITPDAFGSALITLTAEDDEGERAETSFTINVAEEEDATPFFTLIQEVFEVNEDFDQIVSVEVQPEDESQEVSYSISPPSLDFASLTADNSNGIYGFSSLDDRNGEQNFTITAENEQGDTYQENFIFRVNAVNDQPIFELAQATVTADIAAGNLSFTDFATNILPGPVTATDEQAQALAFAATAADPSLFDGQPAISNEGTLTFTPADDNSGNTSVEVTLTDNINQPANQRSSRTTTFNIEVIEQPNAVPEAISDSEETNEDVAVEITLQGSDDDLGDVLTYTIESLPNNGALSVNGNPIISAPTQIVGNTVTYTPDANYNGTDNFTFSVSDGTDSDNATIELTVNPVNDAPVFTLQNNSLTVPFNTTTLQTIDDFATVIDDGDPELNQTLEFGLTPDVGNTLTFSQEPSIDEEGTLSFQLADNASGTAGFTIVLEDKGAQGGSNVYQSAPQGFTITVEAPVVESPTTITLNPGSPTVAENQGSVTVGTLTANGTAPISFSLPNGQGNNNLFSINGNELATTGPLNFENAPSLSVLVQASNSAGNTTQTFPITVGNVEEPPTDIALSSNTVANGAAAGTTVGILSATGGATTEISFSLPEGEDNASFTIQDGNELTTAEIFNFAEQETYSVLVRGSGDGTYDETFSITVTPPDNTAPVATNVAGITTQQATAVTITLTATDADTGDALTYSIVTQPSNGSLGPISGNQLTYTPNSAFFGNDTFTFQANDGTVNSNTATVAIAINGLPIANAGEDQSVLDSDNNGTQTVTLDASSSSDEDGSIVSYVWTEGGSQIATGASPSVNLAVGPHTITLTVTDDDAATSTDQVTITVNAPSAPAFTIDPASFSEEEDFSGTQTLTIIPNTGTPAASYSFDPALNNIGFANLSFDAGNREISISAVENAFGTEEITVTATDPNNGNTATQSLTITVDPVNDIPTVTTIPNITVEESAPNETITLSDYFSDVEDANLSFTVESISNQVLLSAAIDENTSVLTLNFNDDVAGSTSIEIRGTDSEGASVVATFNVEITNVNDAPVISGQAAPITINEDTPITIALNALTVSDVDHPNSELTLTVQDGTNYSRNGNTIIPATNYNGPLTVPVQVSDPEGLQSNIFNLTITVTPVNDAPVASTIEGVTVNEDAAPVTIDLAPYFSDVDDTELSYSVVSNSRTNLVTTSVQGSNLQLTFVPNSNGNATINIQASDGEAVSNPNLVLAVTVNLVNDSPVITGTNPIVINEDETYTIPFSAFNVTDPDNNYPTGFIISLRSGNNYTLQNNNTAILPNQDFFGTLSVPAIVNDGQNNSNEVILTVTVQNVNDAPILTLGNTAPISYSRNDPPVNIASTLSITDIDNSSLQSATVSFGQTAPFYYNENEDLLEYITTGGINGVWDAVNGVLTLSGEASISNYISTISSITYVNQQSDPVPNPRELNFTVNDGDQDSPTIIRYIVIDGSNIPPQLADFERQIPEDEPLSFTVSDFRENYTDDIDEFNNIIYITRLPDPETGTLQVNNRTLTDNDLDPSIGGYLINFNQISSFQYVPRTDFNGTDSFRWVALDNEIEPGYVGNAATVFITVLPVNDAPRITLPSSVIVNENTPFNFSDTRRITIESVDNLTDTLTVTMSVQEGVLNFSNTGLLDALVFVEGDGIDDATIEFRGTEADINTALANLQYKSREDFSGNDAITISASDPQNNTANATVSISISQVNQSPTLANIESDPINYNEESDPVQISNTISIEDRENNNIIAATISISENFVAGEDLLTFSPVEGISGRVSENRLILTGDAPISSYETLLRSIRYANSSTLPQEGVRRVNFQVTDENNGSSNVLSRLINVSRINGPLQLANIETDPLIYEPGDPQQVITQSLTVSDADEEALTSAVIRFAEEGYVLQQDVLVFENDAFEVDWDETQGILTLSGDNSAQAYQDALRSIAYLNTSAAPTLGSRVISFAVYRNEIVSNMVEREVRVSQNALPVLTDFSIDLLKNSSYTFSDADFSNHYNDPDNSPENLTFVRLRISELPVRGQLYLNEEVITQEILDTEGAIEVNIEELGQLVYQPEENYTGMDSLVWNAYDGENYAAANAKLIFNISDLEVDAGTDLEICQGDPVVLNVRVSGGSGNYTFTWTCDQANCMIDNANAAEVSVSPTGNTTYFVTVTDENGVTSNSDTIIVNTIECYGLPLDIPTAFTPNGDGSNDLWVITNIETYQNQVVEVYDRYGKQVFFSEDYRQSWDGARNGQRLPAGTYYYLIKLNNGERNHRGSVSILK
- a CDS encoding CTP synthase gives rise to the protein MGSVKYIFVTGGVTSSLGKGIISASLGKLLQARGFRVTIQKFDPYINIDPGTMNPYEHGECYVTDDGAETDLDLGHYERFLNVRTSQANNVTTGRIYNNVITKERQGVYLGKTVQVIPHITDEIKANFFRLGEKGEFDIVITEIGGCVGDIESLPFIEAVRQARWELGNSNFVVIHLTLVPYLEAAKELKTKPTQHSVQRLSEAGVQPDILVCRAERSLPMDIRKKIAQFCNVNINSVIEAVDADTIYDVPLLMRKEKLDERVLSKLKLSHKREPDIEQWKEFLGRHKNPLSEVNIGIIGKYVELPDAYKSIAEAFVHAGAENECKVKVRWISSETISEENKAEVLQDLDGILVAPGFGERGIPGKLVTARFARENKIPYFGICLGMQCAVIEFARNVLGLKDANSTEMDSKTKHPVIALMEDQKNIVNKGGTMRLGAYDCELKRGSLAYHAYGKKSIQERHRHRYEYNNKYLEQFEKAGMIASGINPDSNLVEIIELKDHPWFLGTQYHPELKSTVLNPHPLFVRFIKAAKENKSNL
- the yidC gene encoding membrane protein insertase YidC, giving the protein MDRNQAIGLLLSGLLLVIYFQFFAPEPAAPTADNQTKVQEEQAVTQQPSQIPSEEIPAGNDSLQLERNRQQYGAFAPATVGEASEVRIESEDLILTLNTKGGTFERVELKNYMDGSGNQLVLLDEESSNFSLLANTPAGGIDLFDLYYTTDASDVSVTEGDTSRVVLTARLDGGSQIRQVYTIPANGYKIGYHLELQNASGALSNSNLQFLWDNRLKPLEQDVKESRNRSALNYYTASGDFEQLSSLMGDGAEAETVEEPLKWISMKQRFFSSAVIADQSFAQAKLEVESPEEEDTAFEKHMSMGVNMQMEDLSNGSLGYSYYFGPNDQQVMTKVAPDFEENIDFGWPVVKWISKYPISYMFHWLEQFISNYGVIIIILVLVIKTLLFPLSYKSYLSMAKIKVLKPELDEIKEKHGDDMAKAQQEQMQLYQKVGVNPLSGCVPVLLQMPILLAMFNYFPNAIELRQEPFLWAEDLSTYDSIFSWDAYIPLISDFYGNHVSLFVLLMTASTILYTWSNNQASTVQGPMKNMQYFLPVIFMFVLNSFPAALSFYYFVSNIVTFGQQAIIRKFVDDDKIRTILEENKKRNKNKKKSKFQQRLEEAMKSSEESRKPGSKSVGSKNTRKGK
- a CDS encoding cell division protein FtsX, translated to MEVKEVRHKKKKKLGSYPYVSVVFSITLALFVIGLFGLLILHASSLTRVIRENVTMQIFLNQTISENDKIQIQKTLAGKEYVAVVENQPQISFISREEAAKEFIEDTGEDFTQFLGENPLRDAYIININTAFQDTDSLAKVQLDIERMNGVFEVTYVENLIRSINENLAKVSLVLLGFAVLLIIIVAVLINNTIRLALFSQRFLIRSMQLVGATAGFIQGPFLRRSFLHGVSSGILASILLFFVLQYMNQQIEDIEQLQDPIRIFILMGLLLVIGGFMGFLSTYRAIKKYLKMSLDELY